In Phragmites australis chromosome 17, lpPhrAust1.1, whole genome shotgun sequence, the following are encoded in one genomic region:
- the LOC133897928 gene encoding L-ascorbate oxidase-like: protein MEWPQRLLCCLFLSLSLSALVAHAATHRHKWEISYQFKHSDCVRKLAVTINGQTPGPTIRATQGDTVVVTVKNSLLTENVAIHWHGIRQHGTPWADGTEGVTQCPILPGDTFTYAFVVDRPGTYMYHAHYGMQRSAGLNGMIVVAAAAGGKDAEPFKYDGEHDVLLNDWWHKSTYEQAAGLAAVPIGWVGEPDSLLINGHGRFVNCSTAVTCNATHPECATPVFAVVPGKTYRFRIASVTSLSALNFEIEGHPMTVVEADGHYVKPFVVKNLNIYSGETYSVLIKADQDPNRNYWLASNVVSRKPGTPTGTAILSYYGGRTSPRRPPPTTPPTGPAWNDTMYRFQQSVATVAHPGHAEPPPPSADRTILLLNTQNKIDGRIKWALNNVSFTLPHTPYLVAMKRGLLGAFDQRPPPETYAHQGYDIYAVQKNPNATTSDGLYRLQFGSVVDVVLQNTNMLAPNNSETHPWHLHGHDFWVLGYGIGRFDPAVHPATYNLKDPILKNTVAVHPYGWTALRFRADNPGVWAFHCHIEAHFFMGMGIVFEEGVERVGQLPPEIMGCGKTKGH from the exons ATGGAGTGGCCGCAGCGCCTCCTCTGCTGCCTCTTCCTGTCCCTCTCGCTGTCCGCGCTCGTGGCGCATGCCGCGACGCACCGCCACAAATGGGAGATTAGCTACCAGTTCAAGCACTCCGACTGCGTGCGCAAGCTCGCCGTAACCATCAACGGCCAGACGCCCGGCCCCACCATCCGCGCCACGCAGGGCGACACCGTCGTGGTCACCGTCAAGAACTCTCTCCTCACCGAGAACGTCGCAATCCACTGGCACGGTATCCGGCAGCACGGCACCCCCTGGGCGGACGGGACCGAGGGCGTCACGCAGTGCCCGATCCTCCCCGGGGATACCTTCACCTACGCCTTCGTCGTGGACCGCCCCGGGACGTACATGTACCACGCGCACTACGGGATGCAGCGGTCGGCAGGGCTCAACGGCATGATCgtcgtggcggcggcggcggggggcaAGGACGCGGAGCCGTTCAAGTACGACGGCGAGCACGACGTGCTGCTCAACGACTGGTGGCACAAGAGCACATACGAGCAGGCCGCGGGGCTCGCCGCCGTGCCCATAGGATGGGTCGGGGAGCCAGACTCGCTGCTGATCAACGGCCACGGGAGGTTCGTCAACTGCTCGACGGCGGTGACCTGCAACGCCACCCACCCGGAGTGCGCCACGCCGGTGTTCGCCGTCGTGCCGGGCAAGACGTACCGGTTCCGCATCGCCAGCGTCACATCCTTGTCGGCGCTCAACTTTGAGATCGAG gGCCATCCTATGACGGTGGTGGAGGCCGACGGCCACTACGTGAAGCCGTTCGTGGTGAAGAACCTCAACATCTACTCCGGCGAGACCTACTCCGTGCTTATCAAGGCCGACCAGGACCCCAACCGCAACTACTGGCTCGCCTCCAACGTCGTCAGCCGCAAGCCCGGCACGCCCACAGGCACCGCCATCCTCAGCTACTACGGCGGCCGCACCAGCCCCCGGCGCCCGCCGCCGACCACCCCTCCCACGGGCCCGGCCTGGAACGACACCATGTACCGGTTCCAGCAGAGCGTGGCGACCGTGGCGCACCCGGGGCACGCCGAGCCCCCGCCGCCGAGCGCCGACCGCACCATCCTCCTGCTCAACACGCAGAACAAGATCGACGGCCGCATCAAGTGGGCGCTCAACAACGTCTCCTTCACGCTGCCGCACACGCCGTACCTGGTGGCCATGAAGCGCGGGCTCCTGGGCGCCTTCGACCAGCGTCCGCCGCCGGAGACGTACGCGCACCAGGGGTACGACATCTACGCCGTGCAGAAGAACCCGAACGCGACGACCAGCGACGGTCTCTACCGGCTGCAGTTCGGATCCGTCGTCGACGTCGTGCTGCAGAACACCAACATGCTGGCGCCCAACAACAGCGAGACGCACCCGTGGCACCTGCACGGGCACGATTTCTGGGTGCTCGGCTATGGCATCGGCCGCTTCGACCCGGCAGTGCACCCGGCGACGTACAACCTCAAGGACCCCATACTCAAGAACACGGTGGCCGTGCACCCCTACGGCTGGACGGCACTGCGGTTCAGGGCGGACAACCCCGGCGTGTGGGCGTTCCACTGCCACATCGAGGCCCATTTCTTCATGGGAATGGGCATCGTCTTTGAGGAGGGCGTCGAGCGTGTCGGCCAGCTCCCGCCGGAGATCATGGGGTGCGGCAAAACCAAGGGCCACTGA